In one Nicotiana tomentosiformis chromosome 6, ASM39032v3, whole genome shotgun sequence genomic region, the following are encoded:
- the LOC104087271 gene encoding protein ENHANCED DISEASE RESISTANCE 2-like, with the protein MGVSEKDACRMEGWLYLVRSNRFGLQYSRKLYFVLYDNLLKSYKSDPVSNNEDPVRSAVINSCIRVTDNGRESIQRKVVFIFTLYSASNHSDQLKLGANSPEEAARWIQALQEAALQHKGTAVDCPRGDSQSLRLNSSSKSHCLNSINWTLCSSSVADATTSDVVAPSSWTIFGGQNGLRLFKEAKDRESQGKWDDHPAIMAVGVVDGTSEAIFQTLMSLGPSRSEWDFCYYKGSVIEHLDGHTDIVHKLLRRDWLPWSMKRRDLLLRRYWRREDDGTYVILYHSVFHQKCPRQKGYVRACLKSGGYVISPVNQRKQSVVKHMLAIDWRFWKSYLRTSSARYITIHMLERLAALRELFRAKLGDCSSSYFLEEQVRNKRLHQIEEVKVEVQNRLESRKNVADMEEEEMVNSPSEHASLMGLNDASDEFFDVSEPLDYDESENGWPSDFGPETYSQDMRHARLSSAAVFVKKLHDLAVQKRGYVDLHEKVKEGTLLCYYGSTLTKDPTCNLPCSWTQTDPSTFLIRGETYLEDRKKIKAKGTLMKMVAADWLKSDKREDDLGGRPGGIVQKYAAKGGPEFFFIVNIQVPGSTTYSLGLYYMMDTPIENAPLLESFVKGDDAYRNSSFKLIPYISKGPWIVKQSVGKKACIVGQALEINYFRGKNYLELDIDVGSSTVARGVVSLVVGYLNNLVIEMAFLVQANTTEELPEYLLGTCRLNHLDVSKAVQAKP; encoded by the exons ATGGGGGTATCGGAGAAGGATGCATGTAGAATGGAAGGGTGGTTATATCTGGTTCGCTCCAATCGGTTTGGACTTCAGTATTCTAGAAAACTCTACTTTGTTCTATACGATAACCTTCTCAAGAGCTATAAATCAGACCCTGTTTCAAACAACGAG GATCCTGTTAGAAGTGCTGTTATTAATTCCTGCATTAGGGTGACAGACAATGGGAGAGAGAGCattcaaagaaaa GTCGTCTTCATATTCACTCTATACAGTGCCTCAAATCATAGTGATCAGTTGAAG TTAGGAGCAAACAGTCCTGAGGAAGCAGCAAGATGGATCCAGGCCCTTCAGGAAGCTGCTTTACAG CATAAAGGAACTGCAGTTGATTGTCCAAGGGGCGACTCGCAGTCTTTGAG GTTAAATAGTTCCAGCAAGTCTCATTGTCTGAATTCCATTAACTGGACTCTCTGTTCTTCCTCTGTGGCAGATGCTACGACATCTGATGTTGTTGCACCATCGTCCTGGACAATCTTTGGTGGTCAGAATG GTCTTCGCCTATTTAAGGAAGCTAAAGATAGGGAATCTCAAGGGAAG TGGGATGATCACCCTGCAATAATGGCTGTTGGTGTAGTCGATGGAACTTCAGAGGCCATTTTTCAAACACTCATGTCACTTGGTCCTTCAAGATCGGA ATGGGATTTCTGTTACTACAAGGGCAGTGTCATTGAACACCTTGATGGTCACACTGATATTGTTCACAAGCTTCTACGTCGGGATTGGCTACCTTG GAGTATGAAGAGAAGAGATCTTCTTTTGCGGCGCTATTGGAGAAGGGAGGATGACGGAACATATG TTATTCTGTACCATTCAGTGTTTCATCAGAAGTGTCCACGCCAGAAGGGCTATGTTCGTGCCTGCCTAAAAA GTGGAGGATATGTAATATCGCCTGTGAATCAAAGGAAGCAGTCAGTAGTCAAGCATATGCTTGCTATTGATTGGAGATTCTGGAAGTCTTACTTACGAACATCTTCAGCCAGATATATAACAATCCACATGCTAGAGAGACTCGCTG CATTAAGGGAGCTTTTTAGGGCAAAATTAGGAGATTGCTCTTCCTCATATTTCTTGGAGGAGCAGGTGAGAAACAAAAGACTGCATCAAATTGAAGAAGTTAAGGTTGAAGTACAAAACAGATTGGAAAGTAGGAAGAATGTGGCAGATATGGAGGAGGAAGAAATGGTTAATTCACCTTCTGAACATGCAAGCTTGATGGGATTAAATGATGCATCAGATGAGTTTTTTGATGTCTCAGAACCACTTGATTATGACGAATCAGAAAATGGCTGGCCTTCTGATTTTGGTCCAGAAACGTACTCTCAG gACATGCGGCATGCCAGATTATCATCTGCTGCTGTTTTTGTGAAAAAGTTGCATGATCTTGCTG TTCAAAAGCGGGGTTATGTAGATTTGCATGAGAAGGTGAAGGAAGGTACATTGTTGTGCTACTACGGGTCCACTCTTACAAAAGATCCAACTTGTAATTTGCCTTGCAGTTGGACCCAAACAGATCCGTCAACTTTTCTTATTCGGGGAGAGACTTATCTAGAAGATCGTAAGAAG ATCAAGGCAAAAGGCACATTGATGAAAATGGTTGCTGCAGATTGGCTGAAGTCTGACAAGCGAGAAGATGATCTTGGTGGTCGCCCAGGGGGCATTGTTCAG AAATATGCAGCTAAGGGTGGTCCAGAATTTTTCTTCATTGTGAATATACAG GTACCAGGTTCAACAACATACAGTCTTGGTCTCTACTATATGATGGACACTCCTATAGAAAATGCACCCTTGCTGGAGAGTTTCGTCAAAGGAGATGATGCTTATAGAAATTCAAGTTTCAAGCTCATACCATACATATCCAAG GGACCATGGATAGTCAAGCAGAGTGTTGGGAAGAAAGCATGCATTGTAGGTCAAGCGctggaaattaattattttcGGGGAAAGAACTACTTGGAG CTTGATATCGATGTTGGCTCTTCTACTGTGGCAAGGGGCGTTGTAAGCCTTGTTGTTGGATATCTAAACAATCTTGTCATTGAAATGGCGTTTCTTGTCCAG GCCAACACAACAGAGGAGCTTCCTGAATATCTTCTCGGAACCTGCCGTCTTAATCATCTCGATGTCTCTAAAGCTGTTCAGGCGAAACCATGA
- the LOC104087260 gene encoding uncharacterized protein — translation MGTSQRRFTGVFKRSNDSARLIITTVMGMVFGYFIGISFPSVSLTKITLPSSIISSLDVAFNDDHQRHSGRSFPENLGSGNIPLTPKIYVPTNPRGAESLPPGIVVSESDFYLRRLWGEPSEDLRKKPKYLVTFTVGLDQKNNIDAAVKKFSEDFQILLFHYDGRTSEWDQFEWSKRAVHVSIRKQTKWWYAKRFLHPDVVAAYDYIFIWDEDLGVEHFNAEKYIQLVKKHGLEISQPGLEPNNGLTWQMTKRRGDKEVHKNTEEKPGWCSDPRLPPCAAFVEIMAPVFSREAWRCVWHMIQNDLVHGWGLDFALRRCVEPAHEKIGVVDSQWIVHQVIPSLGSQGSSENGKAPWEGVRERCRSEWAMFQDRLANADKAYYAQHGKPRV, via the exons ATGGGAACCTCTCAACGCAG GTTCACTGGGGTTTTCAAAAGATCAAACGACAGTGCCAGGCTTATTATAACAACGGTCATGGGAATGGTATTTGGATATTTCATTGGCATTTCGTTTCCTTCTGTTTCTCTAACAAAG ATTACTTTACCTTCGAGCATTATATCATCTCTTGATGTAGCCTTCAATGATGATCATCAGAGACATAGTGGGCGTAGTTTTCCTGAAAATCTTGGTTCAGGCAATATTCCTTTAACACCTAAG ATATATGTTCCGACAAATCCTCGTGGTGCAGAGTCTTTACCACCAGGGATTGTGGTCTCAGAATCAGATTTCTATCTGCGAAGGTTGTGGGGTGAGCCAAGTGAG GATCTGAGGAAGAAGCCAAAGTATTTGGTGACATTTACAGTTGGTTTGGATCAAAAGAACAACATTGATGCAGCAGTTAAAAAG TTTTCAGAGGATTTTCAAATTTTGCTTTTTCATTACGATGGTCGAACGAGTGAATGGGATCAATTTGAGTGGTCCAAGCGTGCAGTTCACGTCAGTATTAGGAAGCAGACAAAATG GTGGTATGCAAAGAGGTTTTTGCATCCTGATGTTGTAGCTGCCTATGATTATATATTTATCTGGGACGAAGATCTTGGAGTTGAACACTTCAATGCAGAGAA GTATATTCAGCTAGTTAAGAAACATGGTCTAGAGATCTCTCAGCCAGGTCTTGAACCCAACAATGGCCTAACATGGCAAATGACAAAGAGGAGGGGTGATAAAGAAGTTCACAA GAATACGGAGGAGAAACCAGGCTGGTGCAGTGATCCACGATTGCCTCCTTGTGCAgc GTTTGTGGAAATAATGGCTCCTGTATTTTCTCGGGAAGCATGGCGATGTGTTTGGCATATGATTCAG AATGATTTGGTGCATGGATGGGGATTGGATTTCGCTCTCAGAAGATGTGTAGAG CCTGCACATGAAAAAATTGGTGTAGTGGATTCACAATGGATTGTGCATCAAGTTATTCCTTCCCTTGGGAGTCAG GGTAGCTCGGAGAATGGTAAAGCTCCTTGGGAAGGG gtAAGAGAGAGGTGTAGAAGCGAGTGGGCTATGTTTCAGGATCGGTTAGCCAATGCAGATAAGGCGTATTATGCACAGCATGGAAAACCCCGAGTATAA